A genomic window from Euleptes europaea isolate rEulEur1 chromosome 9, rEulEur1.hap1, whole genome shotgun sequence includes:
- the GIMD1 gene encoding GTPase IMAP family member GIMD1, producing MSNDGKMTLNLLLLGRTQSGKSASGNTLLGSFDFASYLSPCSVTTSCSRGNSCHISGLARRSGSKLAVQVRILDTPGYPHSSLSKEQVRQEVKSALAQHFGEKGLHLALLVLRADVPLCEEEDDCTTQLVQELLGPKWKDYTAILFTHADQVEKAKLNREEYLRTASDTLQKLIKSVQGKYIFIDNHATILKEENLTALRKIMEFLRQNNYQTIVFK from the exons ATGTCCAACGATGGCAAGATGACCCTCAACCTTCTCTTGCTTGGAAGGACACAGAGTGGGAAAAGTGCCTCAGGAAACACCCTTTTAGGCAGCTTTGATTTTGCCAGTTACCTGTCTCCCTGTTCAGTCACCACATCTTGCAGTCGAGGCAACAGCTGTCACATTTCGGGTCTTGCGCGCCGGAGTGGTAGTAAACTGGCAGTGCAAGTGCGTATACTGGACACTCCTGGATATCCTCACAGTAGCCTGAGCAAAGAGCAGGTACGCCAAGAGGTGAAAAGTGCTTTAGCTCAGCACTTTGGAGAGAAGGGCCTGCACTTGGCACTTTTGGTCCTGAGAGCTGACGTCCCACTTTGTGAAGAGGAAGATGACTGCACCACCCAGTTAGTCCAG GAACTGCTGGGTCCTAAATGGAAGGATTATACTGCCATCTTATTTACTCACGCAGATCAAGTTGAGAAGGCTAAGCTCAACAGAGAAGAATATTTGCGTACTGCCTCAGATACACTACAAAAACTCATAAAGTCAGTACagggaaaatacatttttatagATAACCATGCAACCATACTGAAAGAGGAGAATCTAACAGCTTTAAGAAAAATTATGGAGTTTCTAAGACAAAACAATTATCAAACAATTGTATTCAAATAA